The following proteins are co-located in the Castor canadensis chromosome 5, mCasCan1.hap1v2, whole genome shotgun sequence genome:
- the Spata2 gene encoding spermatogenesis-associated protein 2, whose amino-acid sequence MGKPSSMDTKYKDDLFRKYVQFHESQVDTTPSKQRPGSDEYLRVAASTLLSLHKVDPFYRFRLIQFYEVVESSLRSLSSASLRALHCAFSVLETVAINLFLYPWKKEFRSIKTYTGPFVYYVKSALLEEDIRAILHYMGYVPELGTAYKLKELVETLQVKMVSFELFLAKVECEQMLEIHLQVKDKGYSELDVVSERKSSTEDARGCSEALRRRSEGRERLTTSMARVALQKSASERAAKDYYKPRVTKPSRSVDTYDSYWESRKPPLKASLSLRKEPMPTDVGDDLKDEIIRPSPSLLAMSSSPHGSPDDMPPASPSNGLGLLRTTYFSAQDDVDLYTDSEPRATYRRQDALRSDVWLVKNDAHPFYHKRSPPAKESALSKCQNCGLSCSSSLCQRCDSLLACPSTSKPSAFPSKAPAHESLAHGAPLREKYAGQTQGLDRMPPLQSKPKPSTSATSRCGFCNRLGASNTCTQCSKVSCDACLSAYHYDPCCKKSELHKFMPSNQLNYKSTQFSHLVYR is encoded by the exons ATGGGGAAGCCCAGTTCAATGGATACAAAGTACAAAGATGACTTATTCCGGAAGTATGTGCAGTTCCATGAGAGCCAAGTGGACACCACCCCCAGCAAGCAGCGGCCTGGCAGCGATGAGTACCTGCGGGTGGCAGCCTCCACACTGCTCAGCCTGCACAAGGTGGATCCCTTCTACCGCTTCCGGCTGATCCAGTTCTATGAGGTGGTGGAGAGCTCCCTGCGCTCGCTGAGCAGCGCCAGCCTGCGGGCCTTGCACTGCGCCTTCAGTGTGCTTGAGACGGTGGCCATCAATCTCTTCCTCTACCCGTGGAAGAAGGAGTTCCGAAGTATCAAG ACCTATACGGGCCCTTTTGTTTACTATGTCAAGTCTGCACTGCTGGAGGAGGACATCCGAGCCATCCTGCACTACATGGGCTATGTGCCCGAGCTGGGGACTGCATACAAGCTCAAGGAGCTGGTGGAGACCCTCCAGGTGAAGATGGTGTCCTTTGAACTCTTTCTGGCCAAGGTCGAGTGTGAACAGATGCTGGAGATCCACTTGCAGGTGAAGGACAAGGGCTATTCTGAGCTGGACGTGGTGAGCGAGCGCAAGAGCAGCACGGAGGATGCCCGCGGCTGCTCAGAAGCCCTGCGGCGGCGGTCTGAGGGCAGGGAGCGCCTCACCACCTCCATGGCTCGGGTGGCGCTACAGAAGTCAGCCAGTGAGCGGGCAGCCAAGGACTACTACAAGCCCCGTGTGACCAAGCCCTCCAGGTCAGTGGACACCTACGACAGCTACTGGGAGAGTAGGAAGCCACCCTTGAAGGCCTCATTGAGCCTGCGGAAGGAGCCCATGCCCACAGATGTGGGGGACGACTTGAAGGACGAGATCATCCGCCCGTCCCCCTCACTTCTGGCCATGTCCAGTTCCCCCCATGGTAGCCCAGATGACATGCCACCTGCCTCCCCCAGCAATGGCCTTGGCCTGCTGCGCACCACATACTTCTCCGCTCAGGACGACGTAGATCTGTACACAGACTCGGAGCCCAGGGCCACCTACCGCAGGCAGGATGCTCTGCGGTCTGATGTGTGGCTGGTCAAAAATGACGCCCACCCCTTCTACCACAAGCGCTCACCCCCGGCCAAAGAGTCTGCCCTCTCCAAGTGCCAAAACTGCGGCCTGTCCTGCAGCTCCTCCCTCTGCCAGCGCTGTGACAGCCTGCTCGCCTGTCCTTCGACCTCCAAGCCCAGCGCCTTCCCCAGCAAGGCTCCTGCCCACGAAAGTCTGGCCCATGGGGCACCTCTGCGGGAGAAGTACGCAGGCCAGACTCAGGGCCTCGACCGGATGCCACCACTCCAGTCAAAGCCTAAGCCCTCCACCTCAGCCACCTCCCGCTGTGGCTTCTGCAACCGCCTGGGTGCCTCCAACACCTGCACCCAGTGTTCGAAAGTCTCCTGTGACGCTTGCCTCAGCGCCTACCATTACGACCCCTGCTGCAAGAAGAGTGAGCTGCACAAATTCATGCCCTCCAACCAACTGAACTACAAGTCCACGCAGTTCTCCCACCTCGTGTACAGATAG